From Glycine max cultivar Williams 82 chromosome 11, Glycine_max_v4.0, whole genome shotgun sequence, the proteins below share one genomic window:
- the LOC100810353 gene encoding probably inactive leucine-rich repeat receptor-like protein kinase IMK2: MLLVEKTNLTSQCFNRISDKKKERWKTHNNNPCRVLFLLCMWSLVVLPSCVRPALCEDESWDGVVVTASNLLALQAFKQELVDPEGFLRSWNDSGYGACSGGWVGIKCAQGQVIVIQLPWKGLKGRITDKIGQLQGLRKLSLHDNQIGGSIPSTLGLLPNLRGVQLFNNRLTGSIPSSLGFCPLLQSLDLSNNLLTGAIPYSLANSTKLYWLNLSFNSFSGTLPTSLTHSFSLTFLSLQNNNLSGNLPNSWGGSPKSGFFRLQNLILDHNFFTGNVPASLGSLRELSEISLSHNKFSGAIPNEIGTLSRLKTLDISNNAFNGSLPVTLSNLSSLTLLNAENNLLENQIPESLGTLRNLSVLILSRNQFSGHIPSSIANISMLRQLDLSLNNLSGEIPVSFESQRSLDFFNVSYNSLSGSVPPLLAKKFNSSSFVGNIQLCGYSPSTPCLSQAPSQGVIAPTPEVLSEQHHRRNLSTKDIILIVAGVLLVVLIILCCILLFCLIRKRSTSKAENGQATGRAAAGRTEKGVPPVSAGDVEAGGEAGGKLVHFDGPLAFTADDLLCATAEIMGKSTYGTVYKAILEDGSQVAVKRLREKITKGHREFESEVSVLGKVRHPNVLALRAYYLGPKGEKLLVFDYMPKGGLASFLHGGGTETFIDWPTRMKIAQDMARGLFCLHSLENIIHGNLTSSNVLLDENTNAKIADFGLSRLMSTAANSNVIATAGALGYRAPELSKLKKANTKTDIYSLGVILLELLTRKSPGVSMNGLDLPQWVASIVKEEWTNEVFDADMMRDASTVGDELLNTLKLALHCVDPSPSVRPEVHQVLQQLEEIRPERSVTASPGDDTI, encoded by the exons ATGTTACTAGTGGAGAAAACCAACCTCACTTCACAATGCTTCAACCGTATTTCtgataagaagaaagaaagatggaAGACACACAACAACAACCCATGTCGTGTTTTGTTTCTCTTATGTATGTGGAGTCTTGTTGTGCTCCCTTCATGCGTGAGACCAGCTTTGTGTGAAGATGAAAGTTGGGACGGAGTGGTTGTGACAGCATCAAACCTCTTAGCACTTCAAGCTTTCAAGCAAGAGTTGGTGGACCCAGAAGGGTTCTTGCGGAGCTGGAACGACAGTGGCTATGGTGCTTGTTCAGGAGGTTGGGTTGGAATCAAGTGTGCTCAGGGACAGGTTATCGTGATCCAGCTTCCTTGGAAGGGTTTGAAGGGTCGAATCACTGACAAAATTGGCCAACTTCAAGGCCTTAGGAAGCTTAGTCTTCATGATAACCAAATTGGTGGTTCAATCCCTTCAACTTTGGGACTTCTTCCCAACCTTAGAGGGGTTCAGTTATTCAACAATAGGTTAACTGGTTCCATCCCTTCTTCTTTAGGTTTCTGTCCTTTGCTTCAGTCTCTTGACCTCAGCAACAACTTGCTCACAGGAGCAATCCCTTATAGCCTTGCCAATTCCACCAAGCTTTATTGGCTTAACTTGAGTTTCAACTCCTTCTCTGGTACTTTACCAACTAGCCTAACTCACTCATTTTCTCTCACTTTCCTTTCTcttcaaaataataatctttCTGGCAACCTTCCTAACTCTTGGGGTGGGAGTCCCAAGAGTGGCTTCTTTAGGCTCCAAAATTTGATCCTAGATCATaattttttcactggtaatGTTCCTGCTTCTTTGGGTAGCTTAAGAGAGCTCAGTGAGATTTCCCTTAGTCATAATAAGTTTAGTGGAGCTATTCCAAATGAAATAGGAACTCTTTCTAGGCTTAAGACACTAGACATTTCTAATAATGCCTTCAATGGGAGCTTGCCTGTTACCCTCTCTAATTTATCCTCACTTACATTGCTGAATGCAGAGAACAACCTCCTTGAAAATCAAATCCCTGAAAGTTTAGGTACATTGCGTAATCTTTCTGTTCTGATTTTGAGTAGGAACCAATTTAGTGGACATATTCCTTCAAGCATTGCAAACATTTCCATGCTTAGGCAGCTTGATTTGTCACTGAATAATCTCAGTGGAGAAATTCCAGTCTCCTTTGAAAGTCAACGTAGTCTTGATTTCTTCAATGTTTCTTACAATAGCCTTTCAGGTTCTGTTCCACCTCTACTTGCCAAGAAATTTAACTCAAGCTCATTTGTGGGAAATATTCAACTATGTGGGTATAGCCCTTCAACCCCATGTCTTTCACAAGCTCCATCACAAGGAGTCATTGCCCCAACTCCAGAAGTACTGTCAGAACAGCACCATCGTAGGAACCTCAGTACCAAAGACATAATTCTCATAGTAGCAGGAGTTCTCCTAGTAGTCCTGATTATACTTTGTTGCATCCTGCTTTTCTGCTTGATCAGAAAGAGATCAACATCGAAGGCTGAGAACGGACAAGCCACGGGGAGAGCAGCCGCTGGAAGGACAGAAAAAGGAGTCCCTCCAGTTTCTGCTGGTGATGTTGAAGCAGGTGGGGAGGCTGGAGGGAAACTAGTCCATTTTGATGGACCATTGGCTTTTACAGCCGATGATCTCTTGTGTGCAACTGCTGAGATCATGGGAAAGAGCACCTATGGAACAGTGTATAAGGCTATTTTGGAGGATGGAAGCCAAGTTGCAGTGAAGAGATTGAGGGAAAAGATCACTAAAGGTCACAGAGAATTTGAATCAGAAGTCAGTGTTCTAGGAAAAGTTAGACACCCCAATGTCTTGGCTCTGAGGGCCTATTACTTGGGACCCAAAGGGGAAAAGCTTCTGGTTTTTGATTACATGCCTAAAGGAGGTCTTGCTTCTTTCCTACATG GTGGTGGAACTGAAACCTTCATTGATTGGCCAACAAGGATGAAAATAGCACAGGACATGGCTCGTGGCTTGTTTTGTCTTCATTCCCTGGAGAACATTATACATGGGAACCTCACATCCAGCAATGTGTTGCTTGATGAGAACACAAATGCTAAAATTGCAGATTTTGGTCTTTCTCGGTTGATGTCAACTGCTGCTAACTCCAACGTGATAGCTACTGCTGGAGCATTGGGATACCGGGCACCAGAGCTCTCAAAGCTCAAGAAAGCAAACACTAAAACTGATATATACAGTCTTGGTGTTATCTTGTTAGAACTCCTAACTAGGAAGTCACCTGGGGTGTCTATGAATGGACTAGATTTGCCTCAGTGGGTTGCCTCTATTGTCAAAGAGGAGTGGACAAATGAGGTTTTTGATGCAGACATGATGAGAGATGCATCGACAGTTGGCGATGAGTTGCTGAACACGTTGAAGCTCGCTTTGCACTGTGTTGATCCTTCTCCATCAGTACGCCCGGAAGTTCATCAAGTGCTCCAGCAGCTAGAAGAGATTAGACCAGAGAGATCAGTCACAGCCAGTCCTGGGGACGATACCATATAG